The sequence GGCGATTTGATTTGTTCCCgttgtgtttcctttttccctgcgagaagaaggatttttttttttttttaaccgaCCAGCCCCCGGGGTGGCCTGCTCTCGCCCTCTGCTCCGTCGGCTGTGAGATTTTGGGGGGTTGCTTGCGTGTGGCTTGGGGGGCACCGCAAAGTGACAGGCTTACGCTAGTATGCAGCTGGATGTATGCTAAGACTTCGTCTCCCTTTAGGGCgttttgaagaaggaaaaagtcttCGGCGTAATCTGAAGgacccctctccctgccctcctgccgAGGGAGGGGGCAAAGGACCACCCCCCCAAAAGGGAAGATATCTGCGGAAGCGACGAGGAGCGAGCtcggaggggcggggggggggtgtcctcTCCCGGCTGGATACAGCGCGGTTCCCGCTGGAGCTACTTCTGCATCCGCATGGAGTGAAACATAAACAAACGCACACACGCACCGCGGGAGCGGCCGCCGCTCCGCCGGCGCGGAGGGCAGCGCCGCGGGCACCTCCGgcaccgcccggccccgcgctgcccgccccgcgctgccgctCCGGCTcctaatctgattttttttttctttcccccctccctccctccccttctccccccgcTCCGCCGTGCGCATCGCCCGCGGGGAGCGCGGCTCGGGGTGCAGCGGAGAGCCTGCCAGCCCTTAGCGGAGAACGGCATGCCCGCCCGGCGGCCCCCCGCCTGCTAGGCTCCCGTCGGCACCGAggaggcggcggaggaggagcagggtcggcggccgcccgccccgtcgcagcgccccgctgccgccgctgcaGCCGCCCGCGGGGGAGGCCAAGATGGCAGAGGCgtcgccccccgccccgctctcGCCCCTGGACGTGGAGCTGGACCCCGAGTTCGAGCCGCAGAGCCGCCCCCGCTCCTGCACCTGGCCCCTGCAGAGGCCCGAGCTGCAGGCCAGCCCCGCCAAGCCCGCCGGCGAGCCGCCCGCCGACGCCGCCTCCATGATCCCCGAGGAGGAGGACGAcgaggaggaggggggcggCTCGGCCATGGCCGTCGGcagcgcggcccccgccggcgGAGAAGCGGTGGCGGCGGCCACCGCCGTCCCGGAGGAGGCGGCGCGGCTgctggccccgctgcccgggggCGGCCCGGAGGGGCCGAGCCTCTCgccggggggagcggcggcggcggcgggcggcggggggctgagcgggggcccggcggcggcggcgccgagGAAGTGCTCGTCGCGGCGCAACGCGTGGGGCAACCTCTCGTACGCCGACCTCATCACCCGCGCCATCGAGAGCTCCCCGGAGAAGCGCCTCACCCTCTCCCAGATCTACGACTGGATGGTCCGCTGCGTGCCCTACTTCAAGGACAAGGGCGACAGCAACAGCTCGGCCGGCTGGAAGGTGAGGCGGGgtcccgg comes from Ciconia boyciana chromosome 3, ASM3463844v1, whole genome shotgun sequence and encodes:
- the FOXO3 gene encoding forkhead box protein O3 isoform X2, giving the protein MAEASPPAPLSPLDVELDPEFEPQSRPRSCTWPLQRPELQASPAKPAGEPPADAASMIPEEEDDEEEGGGSAMAVGSAAPAGGEAVAAATAVPEEAARLLAPLPGGGPEGPSLSPGGAAAAAGGGGLSGGPAAAAPRKCSSRRNAWGNLSYADLITRAIESSPEKRLTLSQIYDWMVRCVPYFKDKGDSNSSAGWKALKLTRDVEREPFAKSAVSKWTVILFTAYDLCEPYIIFLTKQTVNRPLTGVKILLFFLFFFLFFLGN